The window TCGAATAAATTACTCTGTTTCCATCTTAAAAACTGAGAATAGACCGATTTCCAAGGAGGTAGATCATGAGGAAGATCTGTCCATTGGCAACCTGTCCTTAAAACATAAAAGATGGCATTAAGCATCTCTCGTCTAGAGTGCATAGGTGGCTTGCCAGCTTTCTTCTTGCATATTATAGGTTCAAGCACTTGCCATTCTTGATTATTTAAATCGCTAGGATAAGGTTTTCTTATCATATTAGGCTCCTGGTTAAACAGCCTCTATTTTAAACGATTTTAATAATTCAGAGAATGTCTCTTAGATATGACATGCTTTAAATAATTTTAAGGCATGTACTTATTAAAATTATTATATGTACATATTTTAAATTTTTATTAAATCTTTAACAATATTTTATTTTTAACTATCTTAAAATATAATTAAAAATAAATTATTTAAATAACAATTATTTAATCAAATTAGTTATAATAAATTTATACATAACATTATCTATTATTTTAATATGGTTATTTATGGATAGTAGTGCGAGTAGTTCATTCGTTAGATTTGACCTTCCTACTCTTCCTCTCGATGATTGGAATACTCTTGTCAACCAAATGTTAGATAGTCGTCAAGAAGCTGTTAAAAAGAATGAGAGAAAATATATTTATTTGAACTATCAAGAGAACGAAATTGCTTTAGGCTATAAGAAGGGAGTTCCAACAGGTTTTAAAAAATTAGCACCGAAAGAAATAGTAGATATCTTTTTTAATAAGCTACCTAAGCATTTAAATGAACATCAAGTTAACGAAACGCAACAAAATATAGATAGAATTTTTCAGATAAAAGAAACTAAAATCCTACCAGGAAAACTCTTTAGCATTTTTAGCTCAAGTTCTTTTGAAAGCAAAGCACTTGTTGAACTGGCTATCAATCATCGTGCTGTGTTGGGAAAATTAGAAAAAATTCTACCCGAAACTAATCACATCATTCGTTCCACAGCAGGAAAAACGGGGATATATTTTCTTCATCATGAGGCTTATGAAGAGCCGCCTTTAGCTCTAAAATTAATGTCTAATCCCATAACGCATGTTATTGCTGATCGGTTTTATAAAAAGCTAAATTTTTTAACTCCTCTTTATACAGCATTTCCTAGAGAATCCGAGTTAGGAGAACTAGCTGTGCAAAAACTAAAAGATTTGGGAATAGATAATTTAAAAGAAAAGCAAGAGACAACGAACGATAGGCAAGAAAAAGAAGCATTGGAAAGGAAAATTGCACAGCTAGAATATCAATTGCAGGATACCCAACATATAATGGTAATGACATATGTTCCAGGCATAACTTTTGCTGAATTACACCTGGATGATCTTATAGAAACTCTGTTACAAGAAAAAGTATTATTGGATATAGGAGAGATGATTTTTTTAGACGTGTTATTACATAATACGGACCGCATGCATCCTGAAAGATCAAATAATTTAGATAACCTCCTATTAAATCCTAACGCTTCGAATGAAGAGAGAGGTATAGCTTTAATTGATCATGATTTTAAGGTTAATCGTAGAAACTGGAAAACTATTGCTACGAGCCTTATGAAGTTAGCAAAAGGGGAATTAACTGAACAAATTATTAAGAACTTGAAAACTTCTGTTAATATAAGGCTTAGCAATGATCCTGTAGCAGCAGAAACTTATCAAGAACAGCTAAACCAACAAGGAAAGAACATTAAGAAATGCTTAGAACAAGGCTTTCATAGAGGAGCGCAAAATTTGCTGCAAGCTTGTCGTGAACCAGGAGTATTATCCTCCTTATTAGAAGTCTCCTCCTCCAGTAATCTATCTTTCCCAAAAGAAGAGTTTTCTGATAGAGTACAAATATTTACAGAACTATTGAAAATAGTAAAAAAACATTATAGCTAGGAGAAAAAATGAGTGGACCTATTGAAAGACCACACCAGGACTTGGCAGCTCGAGTAGCTTTTTTAAAAACGTTTACTTTAACTTTTAGCAGCCATTTAAAATTAAATATAGACACTTATAATCGTATAAAATATTATGTAGCTCGTGCTTTTAAAACTAGTATAATTTCTAACTTAGAAAAACTACATTATCAATTAATCAAAAAAACCCATCCTACTAACAATAAAAAATACAAATTAATTATTAAAGATATAGAAAATTATCTGAAAAATAAGCAACAATTTTTAACTTTCTTAAGTAACAATTTATTGGTGGATGTACAAGATCCTTGGCTATTAGCTTATAATCAAACCAAAAATATATCTCTACAAGAAGCTAGTGAACATTTACAAGACCTTTTATTTTCTTGGGAAGAACTAGCAAAATATGAATTAGAAGAGTTTATTCCCTTAGACTTAGAGGATTTAGATGAATATATGAAAAAATTAAAAGAGGTCTATCAACCCTTATTAGAGATAAATTCCTCTCCTGCCCTTCGATCTGCCGAAAATAAAAGGCTTACCGAATTAGCTGATAAAATCTCTACTTTAAAAAATAAGATAGAAAACCAAAATTTTTCAGAAATTCCTTTGCTATGTCAACATATTCGTACCATTATAAATATCACAGACTAAGTGTTGGAAACGCTAACTCCATCCAATAAATCAGGGAAATAGGATGAAGGTTTAGAGGCGAATAGATGGAAGAGTATGCGGATTATTAGATGCTTAAAAAAAACTAAGTCTGCATACCCCATCCGCTAAAAGCTGCCTCTCTACTTAAGGAAATTTATTTATAAATCAGGCGACTGCGTAAGGAGGAACTCAAAAAGCCTATAATTTCTCTGTTTTTTATCTTAATTTCTTAACTAAACAGCAGGCAAAGCCTCCATCCCATCCTTCTGCATTAGGCAAGATGGAAATAAGATTCTTTTTCATTAACCCCAGTTCTTGGCACGCTATAGCTACTATCTCTTCATTTTCTTCCGGGAGAATGCTGCAGGTCATGTACCAAATTTCGCCTTCATTTTCCAACAGATGAGCAGCATGTTTTAACAAATTAAACTGGATGATTTTAAGCTGCTTTGCTTGATCTTCGTGTAATCTCCAGCGAGCTTCAGGACGTTTACTCAAAACTCCACTATTACTGCAAGGCACATCTAAAACGATAAGATCAAATTTTTTATCAAGTTCTAGCTTCTCGCCTTCACTGCAGCTTACTTGAGCTTGCACACCATATTTTGCAAAATTGTCTTTCAGTTTTTGTATTTTTTGCAAAGAGACATCATTGGCATATAGGGCTGCTTGAGGGAAAAAGTCATGAAGGGCCAAGGTTTTGCCCCCAGGAGAAGCGCATACATCCAAAATGCTAGTAGGAGTTTTACTTATTCCTTGAGAAAGATTTGCTATTAAGCTTGCTGGTGTAACATTTTGAATGTAATAATTTGCGGAAGAAGCTACCCATTTAACCTCAGAAGCAGGGACGGTAATGATCTTGACTGGCTTTTCTATAACTGTGTTCCATTCTGCCGGGGTTTCTACTATATTTCTTAGCCGAGCCATTGTTAAGACAGGCTTATTGCTAGCTTCTAAAATCTTTATTGTCGTCTGTAAGCCGTAGTGTTTGTTGAGAGCTTTAATAAAATAAAGGGGGAATGAATAGCGGATACTAAGAGAAGATAGATCCATCCCTTGGGGTAGACTTAAAGAAAGAAGAGGAAACTTTCTTAATATAGCATTTAAGTAAGCAACAAAGTAAGAATGGAAATGTTTCTTTGCAATCTTGATTGACTCATCCGCAATAGCGTAATGAGGGAGCTTATCTAAGAAGTAAAATTGATATAAAGCTGTGCGTAATAAAGCCTTTTCTTTTAACTTTAAACGCATCTTTTTCTTTTCAGAGAGCTGCAAAGCCAAATAATCTAAGGCTAGAGCCATCTGAGCAGAACCGTAAGCTATTTGATGGGCTAATTGATAATCTTGGGAAGAAGGCTGCTCTTTTTTAAACCACTCTCCTAAATATTCGGAGATAAAGCTTTCCCCTTTTAAGGAATGTAGAAGGGCGAAAAATGCTGCTTCACGACTGTTTATCATCAAAATATAGCCATTGCCGGAACACCCATTCTTGAAGCCAAAGATGTAGCTTGCTTGCTGCCTCGGCATAAAGCTGCTCATCTTGCTGCTCAAGCCATTCGCAGGCTTCTTCAAGACTTGTTCCTGTTAAAAAAAGATTTAGGAAACGAAAAGCAGAAAAGTCAATTTCGTCCCACTGTAAATTATTTTCACTATTACGGTATACCACAAAATAATGGGGACGATCTTGAGCTAGGTTAGGAAAATCATGATTTTCCCAATATTCTGCCTCTTGCTTTATCATTTCCTGCCGAAAAGCAAACATATCATAACGCAAATTAAATAAGAAAACATGAGGCTGTAAAGACATACGCCGTTTAAGAGTCTTATCCATTCCTGCTGCTATTGTATGGGCATTCACAGGAGAATAATGGGCAGCAAAAAAAGAATAGTTTAAAGCGGCGTCAACCCTTGCTGCATCTAATACTAATTGTTTATCGTTTTCCTGATAGCTCTCATCTATCCACTGAGGAAGCCGATCACTAAGAAAATTTAACGACCAGGTGTCAGGAGGATAATGAGTAAGATAAGGCTTGCCAATTTTTTCATTAAAGTCATGATGTCCAAACAGGCGCACCACAAGAGGTGTGGCATCATGCAAAATACTTAAAAGCCTCCACCAATATTGCTGATTATAAAGCTCTATACGTTGAGCGGGCCTTAAAGTAGGGCTAGGAACGATGTATTCAAATGCTTCTTCTTCCATGCTCTCTTGTGAAGGAGAGATAGGATTCATACGGCTATCTTGATCGACAGGCCTTACTAGTATACTTGCAAACCACTCTTGCAGCTTTTTAAGGTTAGCAGGCGCTTGCTTATCAAACCTTAATTCCATTGCCTTCATACTTCTACCCCTTGCAATTGGCGCATCGGCCTTTCAAGGCTAGCCTTGTCATGTAAATATTTCTGAAACTTTTTTGCTTTTAAAGCCTCCTCCCAAGTTTCTTGAAAGCTAAGAAAATTATCGTCCCATTCAAGTAAAGTGGAAACTCCCCCTGTGCGGGGATAGATATCGGCATATAAATCCCACACTTCATCGCGAACATAATTGTCATGGGTATCTAATACATAGTCGCCATGATCGTTATGGCCCGCTAAGTGGATTTGCAACACCCGATCATAGGGAAGGTTTTGGATATATTTTTGCGCATCAAAGCCATGGTTACGACTAGAGACATAAATGTTATTGACATCCAACATCATAAAAATGTTAGCTTTCTCTACAACAGCCGTGTAAAATTCCCATTCAGGCATCTCATCCTCTTGAAAAGCTACATAAGAAGAAAGGTTTTCAAGAGCAAAAGGAATTTCTAGGTAATCCTGTACGATACGTGCTCTTTCAGCTACATAGTTGATGACTTCTTGGGTATAAGGCAAGGGAAGTAAATCATGATAGTGCGCACCGGGCAGATGGCCCCAACATAAGTGATCAGATAACCAGGGTGTCTTGGTTAAACGCGTTAAAGCTTTAAGTTTTTTTAGATAAGTGTAGTCTAAAGGCTCAGCACTTCCGATTCCTAGAGCTACTCCATGTTGCACGACCTGATATTTAGCTAAAATTTTCTCAAGATTTTCAAGAGGCTTGCCACCTTCCACCATGAAATTTTCGCTAATAATCTCAAACCAGTCAATTTCAGGTTGTAAGCGAAAAATGTCTTCATAGTGGACATGTCTTAAACCTATTCCGATTCCTAAGTTAGGAATATTTGCATTTTTCATAGCCATCCTGGCAATACTTAAATTTTTTTGTTACTACCATAAGTTTGAGGAAGAAAAATATAGGCCTAGCATTTAAGATTTAATTTCCGTTAGCAAGCGCCCTTTTTTTCATCATTTTATCATAAACTAGCTTAACAGCAAGGTTTTTGTCTGCGATCGCACATTTACCTTGCCCCTTGCAAGAGCCCTGCCCGGCACACTCATGCTTGTCAGTTTTACAGGCATTTAGCCCTTTGCATTGATTAGTATTTCCGCAACGTGCGCTTGCCACTTGCTGTGCTAATTTTTTATTAGCTACATCTAAAGCTTGGTAATTTTGCTGGCCCTCCTCATTAAGCTCAAGCAGCAACTCCTCTTCATCCATCAGATGATAGCCTAAATTACCAGCATTAGGATCGACTTCAGCTTGCGTAGTAGCCGTAGAAGGGGCCGAAGGAGGACTGCTTTTGCCAGGAGTAGAGACGGCAGCTAACAGGGTAAGATAGGTACGGGAAGAAGGCTGCTGCGCATGGACAGATTGCGAAAGCATCATGCCAC is drawn from Neochlamydia sp. AcF84 and contains these coding sequences:
- a CDS encoding transposase; protein product: MIRKPYPSDLNNQEWQVLEPIICKKKAGKPPMHSRREMLNAIFYVLRTGCQWTDLPHDLPPWKSVYSQFLRWKQSNLFEQINTYLRRSLRQSLRQVSGTSIVDSQSVKTTEKKGSAATTAARKLKVGKGK
- a CDS encoding transcription antitermination factor NusB encodes the protein MINSREAAFFALLHSLKGESFISEYLGEWFKKEQPSSQDYQLAHQIAYGSAQMALALDYLALQLSEKKKMRLKLKEKALLRTALYQFYFLDKLPHYAIADESIKIAKKHFHSYFVAYLNAILRKFPLLSLSLPQGMDLSSLSIRYSFPLYFIKALNKHYGLQTTIKILEASNKPVLTMARLRNIVETPAEWNTVIEKPVKIITVPASEVKWVASSANYYIQNVTPASLIANLSQGISKTPTSILDVCASPGGKTLALHDFFPQAALYANDVSLQKIQKLKDNFAKYGVQAQVSCSEGEKLELDKKFDLIVLDVPCSNSGVLSKRPEARWRLHEDQAKQLKIIQFNLLKHAAHLLENEGEIWYMTCSILPEENEEIVAIACQELGLMKKNLISILPNAEGWDGGFACCLVKKLR
- a CDS encoding putative DNA-binding domain-containing protein — translated: MKAMELRFDKQAPANLKKLQEWFASILVRPVDQDSRMNPISPSQESMEEEAFEYIVPSPTLRPAQRIELYNQQYWWRLLSILHDATPLVVRLFGHHDFNEKIGKPYLTHYPPDTWSLNFLSDRLPQWIDESYQENDKQLVLDAARVDAALNYSFFAAHYSPVNAHTIAAGMDKTLKRRMSLQPHVFLFNLRYDMFAFRQEMIKQEAEYWENHDFPNLAQDRPHYFVVYRNSENNLQWDEIDFSAFRFLNLFLTGTSLEEACEWLEQQDEQLYAEAASKLHLWLQEWVFRQWLYFDDKQS
- a CDS encoding DUF692 domain-containing protein; this encodes MKNANIPNLGIGIGLRHVHYEDIFRLQPEIDWFEIISENFMVEGGKPLENLEKILAKYQVVQHGVALGIGSAEPLDYTYLKKLKALTRLTKTPWLSDHLCWGHLPGAHYHDLLPLPYTQEVINYVAERARIVQDYLEIPFALENLSSYVAFQEDEMPEWEFYTAVVEKANIFMMLDVNNIYVSSRNHGFDAQKYIQNLPYDRVLQIHLAGHNDHGDYVLDTHDNYVRDEVWDLYADIYPRTGGVSTLLEWDDNFLSFQETWEEALKAKKFQKYLHDKASLERPMRQLQGVEV